The following coding sequences are from one Apodemus sylvaticus chromosome X, mApoSyl1.1, whole genome shotgun sequence window:
- the Ftsj1 gene encoding putative tRNA (cytidine(32)/guanosine(34)-2'-O)-methyltransferase isoform X3, whose product MGRTSKDKRDVYYRLAKENGWRARSAFKLLQLDEEFQLFKGVKRAVDLCAAPGSWSQVLSQKVGGQSSGQVVAVDLQAMAPLPGVIQIQGDITQLSTAKEIIQHFEGCPADLVVCDGAPDVTGLHDVDEYMQAQLLLAIFRGRDVTLLYSQLRIFFSSVLCAKPKSSRNSSIEAFAVCQGYDPPEGFIPDLTRPLLNHSYDTDFNQLDGPTRVIVPFVTCGDLSAYDSDRTYSLDLDDGSEYKYTPPTQPPIAPPYQEACRLKKNGQLAKELLPQECSINSVDKLPQPLPIHTVLTPKVEDNEINCSS is encoded by the exons ATGGGACGGACATCTAAGGATAAGCGGGATGTCTACTACCGCCTGGCCAAGGAGAATGGCTGGCGGGCCCGAAGCGCTTTCAAGTTACTGCAACTTGATGAGGAATTCCAACTCTTCAAAG GTGTGAAGCGAGCAGTTGACTTGTGTGCAGCCccaggcagctggagccaggtGCTGAGCCAGAAGGTTGG GGGCCAGAGTTCTGGGCAGGTGGTGGCTGTGGACTTGCAGGCTATGGCTCCACTCCCAGGTGTGATACAGATCCAGGGTGACATCACTCAG CTTTCTACTGCCAAGGAGATCATCCAGCACTTTGAGGGCTGCCCTGCCGACCTCGTAGTGTGTGACGGGGCTCCTGATG TCACTGGTCTCCATGATGTGGATGAGTACATGCAGGCCCAGCTTCTCCTAGCT ATATTCCGAGGCCGGGATGTGACCCTCCTCTACAGCCAACTCCGGATCTTCTTCTCCAGTGTGCTCTGTGCTAAGCCCAAGAGCAGCCGGAACTCAAGCATTG AGGCCTTTGCTGTGTGTCAGGGTTATGACCCTCCCGAGGGCTTCATTCCAGACCTGACCAGACCCCTGCTGAACCACTCCTACG ACACAGATTTCAACCAGTTGGATGGTCCCACTCGTGTTATTGTGCCCTTTGTGACCTGCGGGGACCTCAGCGCCTACGATTCGGACCGCACATACTCTCTGGAT CTAGACGATGGCTCTGAGTACAAATATACTCCACCCACACAGCCCCCCATTGCACCCCCATACCAAGAGGCCTGCAGGTTGAAGAAGAATGGGCAACTGGCCAAGGAACTCCTGCCCCAAGAATGCTCCATCAACAGTGTAGACAAGTTGCCCCAGCCTCTTCCTATCCATACTGTGCTAACTCCCAAG GTGGAAGACAATGAAATCAATTGTTCATCTTAA
- the Ftsj1 gene encoding putative tRNA (cytidine(32)/guanosine(34)-2'-O)-methyltransferase isoform X1, whose product MGRTSKDKRDVYYRLAKENGWRARSAFKLLQLDEEFQLFKGVKRAVDLCAAPGSWSQVLSQKVGGQSSGQVVAVDLQAMAPLPGVIQIQGDITQLSTAKEIIQHFEGCPADLVVCDGAPDVTGLHDVDEYMQAQLLLAALNIATHVLKLGGCFVAKIFRGRDVTLLYSQLRIFFSSVLCAKPKSSRNSSIEAFAVCQGYDPPEGFIPDLTRPLLNHSYDTDFNQLDGPTRVIVPFVTCGDLSAYDSDRTYSLDLDDGSEYKYTPPTQPPIAPPYQEACRLKKNGQLAKELLPQECSINSVDKLPQPLPIHTVLTPKVEDNEINCSS is encoded by the exons ATGGGACGGACATCTAAGGATAAGCGGGATGTCTACTACCGCCTGGCCAAGGAGAATGGCTGGCGGGCCCGAAGCGCTTTCAAGTTACTGCAACTTGATGAGGAATTCCAACTCTTCAAAG GTGTGAAGCGAGCAGTTGACTTGTGTGCAGCCccaggcagctggagccaggtGCTGAGCCAGAAGGTTGG GGGCCAGAGTTCTGGGCAGGTGGTGGCTGTGGACTTGCAGGCTATGGCTCCACTCCCAGGTGTGATACAGATCCAGGGTGACATCACTCAG CTTTCTACTGCCAAGGAGATCATCCAGCACTTTGAGGGCTGCCCTGCCGACCTCGTAGTGTGTGACGGGGCTCCTGATG TCACTGGTCTCCATGATGTGGATGAGTACATGCAGGCCCAGCTTCTCCTAGCT GCCCTCAACATTGCTACTCATGTCTTGAAGCTAGGGGGCTGCTTCGTGGCCAAG ATATTCCGAGGCCGGGATGTGACCCTCCTCTACAGCCAACTCCGGATCTTCTTCTCCAGTGTGCTCTGTGCTAAGCCCAAGAGCAGCCGGAACTCAAGCATTG AGGCCTTTGCTGTGTGTCAGGGTTATGACCCTCCCGAGGGCTTCATTCCAGACCTGACCAGACCCCTGCTGAACCACTCCTACG ACACAGATTTCAACCAGTTGGATGGTCCCACTCGTGTTATTGTGCCCTTTGTGACCTGCGGGGACCTCAGCGCCTACGATTCGGACCGCACATACTCTCTGGAT CTAGACGATGGCTCTGAGTACAAATATACTCCACCCACACAGCCCCCCATTGCACCCCCATACCAAGAGGCCTGCAGGTTGAAGAAGAATGGGCAACTGGCCAAGGAACTCCTGCCCCAAGAATGCTCCATCAACAGTGTAGACAAGTTGCCCCAGCCTCTTCCTATCCATACTGTGCTAACTCCCAAG GTGGAAGACAATGAAATCAATTGTTCATCTTAA
- the Ftsj1 gene encoding putative tRNA (cytidine(32)/guanosine(34)-2'-O)-methyltransferase isoform X2 has protein sequence MGRTSKDKRDVYYRLAKENGWRARSAFKLLQLDEEFQLFKGVKRAVDLCAAPGSWSQVLSQKVGGQSSGQVVAVDLQAMAPLPGVIQIQGDITQLSTAKEIIQHFEGCPADLVVCDGAPDVTGLHDVDEYMQAQLLLAALNIATHVLKLGGCFVAKIFRGRDVTLLYSQLRIFFSSVLCAKPKSSRNSSIEAFAVCQGYDPPEGFIPDLTRPLLNHSYDFNQLDGPTRVIVPFVTCGDLSAYDSDRTYSLDLDDGSEYKYTPPTQPPIAPPYQEACRLKKNGQLAKELLPQECSINSVDKLPQPLPIHTVLTPKVEDNEINCSS, from the exons ATGGGACGGACATCTAAGGATAAGCGGGATGTCTACTACCGCCTGGCCAAGGAGAATGGCTGGCGGGCCCGAAGCGCTTTCAAGTTACTGCAACTTGATGAGGAATTCCAACTCTTCAAAG GTGTGAAGCGAGCAGTTGACTTGTGTGCAGCCccaggcagctggagccaggtGCTGAGCCAGAAGGTTGG GGGCCAGAGTTCTGGGCAGGTGGTGGCTGTGGACTTGCAGGCTATGGCTCCACTCCCAGGTGTGATACAGATCCAGGGTGACATCACTCAG CTTTCTACTGCCAAGGAGATCATCCAGCACTTTGAGGGCTGCCCTGCCGACCTCGTAGTGTGTGACGGGGCTCCTGATG TCACTGGTCTCCATGATGTGGATGAGTACATGCAGGCCCAGCTTCTCCTAGCT GCCCTCAACATTGCTACTCATGTCTTGAAGCTAGGGGGCTGCTTCGTGGCCAAG ATATTCCGAGGCCGGGATGTGACCCTCCTCTACAGCCAACTCCGGATCTTCTTCTCCAGTGTGCTCTGTGCTAAGCCCAAGAGCAGCCGGAACTCAAGCATTG AGGCCTTTGCTGTGTGTCAGGGTTATGACCCTCCCGAGGGCTTCATTCCAGACCTGACCAGACCCCTGCTGAACCACTCCTACG ATTTCAACCAGTTGGATGGTCCCACTCGTGTTATTGTGCCCTTTGTGACCTGCGGGGACCTCAGCGCCTACGATTCGGACCGCACATACTCTCTGGAT CTAGACGATGGCTCTGAGTACAAATATACTCCACCCACACAGCCCCCCATTGCACCCCCATACCAAGAGGCCTGCAGGTTGAAGAAGAATGGGCAACTGGCCAAGGAACTCCTGCCCCAAGAATGCTCCATCAACAGTGTAGACAAGTTGCCCCAGCCTCTTCCTATCCATACTGTGCTAACTCCCAAG GTGGAAGACAATGAAATCAATTGTTCATCTTAA